In Gopherus flavomarginatus isolate rGopFla2 chromosome 1, rGopFla2.mat.asm, whole genome shotgun sequence, a single genomic region encodes these proteins:
- the LOC127039485 gene encoding outer dense fiber protein 3-like has product MGRVPPLHAPILSSLFVSCRYSPEKAGKWTYRSAPIYSLASRMKEFANDQTPGPAAYGLPPVIGPKVVGKSSAPNYSLLGRSLLGSFYEDLSKTPGPCNYRVVEPSVYKTRAPQYSMLARNMLLGNSTQKPGPGAHSPEKYVQQRGQTFGIRHSDYLAPLVINR; this is encoded by the exons ATGGGGCGTGTCCCCCCTCTCCATGCTCCAATATTATCCTCCCTCTTTGTTTCATGTCGATATTCtccagagaaggcagggaaatggACCTATCGCTCTGCGCCCATCTATTCGCTCGCCTCGCGCATGAAGGAGTTTGCGAATGACCAGACTCCAG ggCCTGCCGCCTACGGGCTCCCCCCAGTGATCGGGCCCAAGGTCGTCGGCAAGAGCTCTGCCCCAAACTATTCCCTCCTGGGGCGCAGCTTGCTTGGCAGCTTCTATGAGGACCTGAGCAAG ACGCCAGGGCCCTGTAACTACCGTGTGGTGGAACCCAGCGTGTACAAGACCCGGGCCCCCCAGTACAGCATGCTTGCCCGCAACATGCTCCTTGGGAATAGCACGCAGAAACCAGGGCCCGGGGCACACAGCCCGGAGAAG taCGTCCAGCAGCGTGGCCAGACCTTTGGGATCCGCCACTCCGACTACCTGGcgccccttgtcataaacagatag